In one window of Candidatus Scalindua sp. DNA:
- a CDS encoding DUF6067 family protein, translating to MESRKEYIMNGNSSLIVVISMFFLILFDCSSKAAYSDNLLQNSGFEQCDRNGNPTVWRFSVGKNGKYTNTEDGYEGKQSLMMENFNLGDEVNIIQSVSVKPHTDYIFSFVAKANSMQDLKHTVFDKVSYDITYPFWHEVKEVYNSGDLSTTNIKITLINRKGMRAWIDSVCLKEVEYHKSWEQFQEESLKFAREKLYIDDPEYGIGVVSSLEKVMLDRPLEGNVTNIAQLELGKNEHEAIQIVLIPIKKDLKKVKVHIKNLKLRGEDFKLSRHNVKAYPLGYVYCDGSLHPSLYKGWIPDILLKLNSFSVEKGQLQPIWVDVYIPEDVRAGIYEGDIIISTSNSHDYPVRLIVKVFDFALPEKSHFEFTVPLQPDATHEIYGRKSPDYVKEFRVFMADKRANTLSIWGIRNFEEIKELIPLWDKKFNFFHLAGYKERWGNDKDFKEKDKKLSLAELKPIIKKIKKKGVMDKAFLFGFDELHWNEPQKYKEILTNMVDAHRFFKKEFPELKLATDIKEVHPELAGLVDIWIPQIQFLEINYNDWLKREKDGDIIWMYAGANPFSPYPQMYLDYPCLSQRIIPWVGWKYGASGFMYWSANAWWHIIRSEQFKKKGLNNVYKKTRWPVELWSVYSSGRHAGGGLLIYPGPDGMPLSSVRLECLRDGIEDYEYLYMLNEKIKALNERTEKSNDTIDLEIAINEAMSLLKIAGVVDNAHSFVRESKDFYQFRSTIMHHLEKISNLTKPIPE from the coding sequence ATGGAATCTAGAAAAGAGTACATTATGAATGGTAATAGTAGTTTAATAGTAGTGATCAGTATGTTTTTTTTAATTTTGTTTGATTGCTCAAGCAAAGCGGCTTACAGCGATAACCTTTTACAGAACTCCGGTTTTGAACAGTGTGATCGTAATGGAAATCCAACTGTATGGCGCTTCAGCGTGGGAAAAAATGGCAAGTATACTAATACAGAGGATGGCTATGAGGGTAAACAGAGTTTAATGATGGAGAATTTTAATCTGGGTGACGAAGTTAACATAATACAATCAGTTTCCGTTAAACCCCATACAGATTATATTTTTAGTTTTGTGGCAAAAGCCAATAGTATGCAGGATTTGAAACATACGGTATTCGACAAAGTAAGTTACGATATAACGTATCCTTTCTGGCATGAAGTAAAGGAGGTCTATAATTCAGGTGATCTGAGTACTACCAATATTAAAATAACCTTGATCAATCGTAAAGGAATGAGGGCATGGATTGATAGTGTGTGTCTAAAGGAAGTGGAGTACCATAAGTCCTGGGAACAATTTCAAGAAGAGAGCCTTAAGTTTGCTCGAGAGAAACTCTATATCGATGATCCGGAATACGGGATAGGCGTGGTGAGCTCTCTGGAAAAGGTCATGCTGGATAGGCCGCTTGAAGGAAATGTTACTAATATCGCTCAATTAGAGTTAGGAAAAAACGAACATGAAGCTATCCAGATAGTCCTGATTCCTATTAAGAAAGACCTTAAAAAGGTTAAAGTTCACATAAAGAATCTGAAGCTTAGAGGTGAGGATTTCAAGTTAAGTAGACATAATGTTAAAGCATATCCACTGGGTTATGTATATTGCGATGGTTCGCTGCACCCCAGTTTGTACAAGGGGTGGATTCCTGATATACTCTTAAAACTAAACTCTTTCAGTGTAGAGAAGGGGCAACTCCAACCCATCTGGGTGGATGTATATATACCTGAGGATGTCAGAGCCGGTATATATGAAGGTGATATTATAATTAGCACTTCAAATTCCCACGATTACCCTGTGAGATTAATAGTAAAGGTGTTTGATTTCGCGCTTCCAGAAAAGAGTCACTTTGAGTTTACTGTACCGCTTCAACCAGATGCCACCCATGAGATATACGGCAGGAAGTCACCAGATTATGTAAAAGAGTTTCGGGTATTTATGGCAGATAAGAGGGCCAATACGTTATCCATATGGGGTATTAGAAATTTTGAGGAAATTAAGGAACTTATTCCTCTATGGGACAAGAAATTCAACTTTTTCCATTTAGCAGGGTATAAAGAGCGTTGGGGCAACGATAAAGATTTTAAAGAGAAAGACAAGAAGTTGTCCCTTGCGGAGTTGAAGCCTATCATCAAGAAAATAAAAAAGAAAGGAGTAATGGACAAAGCTTTTTTATTTGGATTTGATGAGTTGCATTGGAATGAACCGCAAAAGTATAAAGAAATATTGACAAATATGGTAGATGCTCACAGATTCTTTAAAAAGGAATTTCCAGAACTCAAATTAGCAACAGATATAAAAGAAGTGCATCCAGAACTGGCAGGGCTTGTCGACATCTGGATTCCACAGATTCAGTTTCTGGAGATAAACTACAATGATTGGCTTAAACGCGAAAAAGACGGTGATATCATCTGGATGTATGCAGGAGCGAATCCATTCTCTCCTTATCCTCAGATGTACCTTGATTATCCCTGTCTATCTCAGCGTATCATTCCATGGGTTGGTTGGAAATATGGAGCAAGTGGTTTTATGTATTGGTCTGCCAATGCATGGTGGCATATAATAAGAAGCGAACAATTCAAAAAGAAGGGATTGAATAACGTTTACAAAAAGACCAGGTGGCCCGTTGAGTTATGGTCAGTTTATTCATCTGGGAGGCACGCAGGCGGAGGCTTGCTTATTTATCCAGGGCCTGATGGTATGCCATTAAGCTCTGTAAGGCTGGAATGTTTGCGAGATGGGATTGAAGACTATGAGTATCTCTATATGCTGAATGAAAAGATAAAGGCGCTTAATGAAAGGACGGAAAAAAGTAATGATACCATAGATCTGGAAATTGCCATTAATGAGGCCATGAGCCTCTTAAAAATCGCAGGTGTTGTAGACAATGCACATTCCTTTGTTAGAGAGAGTAAAGATTTTTACCAATTCAGAAGCACAATCATGCATCACCTGGAAAAAATTTCAAATCTTACTAAACCGATTCCAGAGTGA
- a CDS encoding glycosyltransferase family 4 protein, with amino-acid sequence MKVAIIYQRLLDYDGKEQSTGGIQTYLLHLGALCSKMGWNPVLFQFANRPFRRTINALEIVGVPVAGINRSHLLAPLMFKSKKLELLMAAKREINVTKDIIIFGADWCSVKTDNRRCIAIQHGISWDLPTRYMTNRKVFESGWGATMGKWFFIRSATRDFENCQNRVCVDYNFLNWYRTTSGVATKGKIWVIPNFASSIASPEQITVRRRTTDNVRILFARRFTSYRGVHIMAETAKEILQRYDKVSFTFAGEGPEEIWLKEQFFEEKRVTFTKYLPHEVLDIHLVHDIAVIPSVASEGTSLSVAEAMGAGCVVVAAAVGGITNMIINGYNGILVMPDVSSLTAGLELVLKNADLRIHLMKRAYETAKEAFVLEIWEERWQKVLLEVAGH; translated from the coding sequence ATGAAAGTTGCAATTATTTACCAAAGATTGTTAGATTATGATGGCAAAGAACAAAGTACTGGTGGGATTCAAACGTATCTTTTACATCTCGGAGCGCTCTGTTCAAAAATGGGATGGAATCCTGTCCTCTTTCAATTTGCCAACAGGCCATTCAGGAGGACAATCAATGCTTTGGAAATCGTTGGTGTACCGGTCGCTGGCATTAATCGGTCCCATCTCCTAGCCCCGCTCATGTTTAAATCAAAGAAACTCGAACTGCTTATGGCAGCAAAGAGGGAAATAAATGTAACGAAAGACATCATTATTTTTGGCGCTGACTGGTGCAGCGTAAAAACGGACAACCGAAGATGTATTGCCATACAGCATGGGATATCCTGGGATCTCCCGACTCGATATATGACCAACAGGAAAGTATTTGAATCCGGTTGGGGCGCTACGATGGGGAAATGGTTTTTTATTCGTTCGGCGACAAGGGACTTTGAAAATTGTCAAAATCGAGTATGTGTTGATTATAATTTCCTGAATTGGTACAGGACCACAAGTGGTGTAGCGACGAAGGGGAAAATATGGGTAATACCGAATTTTGCGTCATCAATTGCAAGTCCTGAACAGATTACAGTCAGGAGGCGAACCACCGATAATGTACGGATACTTTTTGCCCGACGATTTACGTCTTACCGTGGAGTACATATTATGGCGGAAACAGCCAAAGAGATTCTTCAGCGCTACGATAAGGTAAGTTTCACTTTTGCGGGTGAAGGACCGGAAGAGATATGGTTAAAGGAACAGTTTTTTGAGGAGAAGAGAGTCACTTTTACCAAGTATCTTCCTCATGAGGTTTTAGATATTCATTTAGTTCATGATATTGCAGTTATCCCATCGGTTGCATCTGAAGGTACATCTCTATCTGTGGCTGAGGCTATGGGAGCGGGTTGCGTAGTGGTGGCTGCTGCAGTCGGCGGAATTACTAATATGATCATCAATGGCTATAATGGTATTTTAGTAATGCCGGATGTTTCATCATTAACAGCCGGATTAGAATTAGTTTTGAAAAACGCAGATTTAAGAATACACCTTATGAAGAGGGCTTATGAAACGGCAAAAGAGGCCTTTGTGTTAGAGATTTGGGAAGAAAGATGGCAAAAGGTACTTTTGGAAGTTGCAGGTCATTAA
- a CDS encoding O-antigen ligase family protein, whose protein sequence is MISSNQVKGFYSNQKSLFFFLVLIVAGFLIGSAVTFLPPFMIIIVGGLAFSLIILYKYPEIGLVFYATSLGFIEPIFNSLGVPSGLRALPIALLLVTMLVFFLLREKRGIKLGGVHYVGLCIGAILCIGFLWTPSPNYGLWKVEAYMLYSLLLLLSTSLFAGENERLVRIIYTAAFLGVIFSFVGLYTISAGDSQEWGRLTIGSFDPIWLARAMGVSFLALLMLFEITRSKVMKIFILVFLFCLVFLIFNTGSRGPTFSLFLTLLFYFAFFLKRPLIQKVVIIAIVGIIICAAFIFMPQEAQDRFNLFSFSESEQGTDYSTGRMPLFSSALLAFYSHPFFGLGTGGFSYHYCSHDTRLYPHNLFLEMGSELGILGIGLIIFFICLNFKVIFHIFKNNRRINQANFLSVWGALIFLFEFGGSMVSGDLMSNKLLFFGSGFMWAAYTTYQMKEGSEGLKCGR, encoded by the coding sequence ATGATAAGTTCTAATCAGGTTAAAGGCTTCTATTCTAATCAAAAATCCTTATTTTTTTTCTTGGTATTGATAGTGGCAGGATTCTTGATTGGCAGCGCGGTTACTTTTCTTCCTCCTTTTATGATTATTATAGTTGGGGGATTAGCTTTTTCCTTAATTATTCTCTACAAATATCCCGAAATAGGATTAGTTTTTTACGCTACTTCTCTTGGTTTCATTGAACCAATATTTAATAGTTTGGGTGTGCCTTCTGGATTAAGAGCATTACCAATTGCCTTGCTATTGGTCACCATGCTTGTATTTTTTCTATTAAGAGAGAAAAGAGGCATTAAATTAGGTGGTGTGCATTATGTTGGGTTATGTATTGGTGCTATCTTATGTATTGGTTTTTTGTGGACGCCTTCTCCGAACTATGGTCTGTGGAAGGTTGAAGCATATATGCTTTACAGCTTGTTGCTCCTGTTAAGTACATCTTTGTTTGCAGGCGAGAACGAGAGACTGGTGAGAATAATATATACAGCAGCCTTTTTGGGTGTAATATTTTCCTTCGTGGGTTTATATACAATAAGTGCAGGAGATTCACAGGAATGGGGCCGTTTGACCATAGGAAGTTTTGATCCGATCTGGCTGGCAAGGGCTATGGGGGTGTCTTTCCTTGCATTGCTTATGTTATTTGAGATTACTCGTTCGAAAGTAATGAAAATATTTATTCTTGTATTTCTTTTTTGTTTGGTATTTCTTATATTTAATACTGGATCGAGAGGGCCTACCTTTTCCCTATTTCTCACCCTTCTTTTTTACTTTGCTTTTTTTTTAAAAAGGCCTCTCATTCAAAAGGTAGTTATTATTGCCATTGTGGGAATAATAATCTGTGCAGCCTTCATATTCATGCCTCAGGAGGCGCAAGACCGCTTTAATTTATTTTCGTTCTCTGAATCAGAGCAAGGTACCGATTATAGCACAGGGAGAATGCCTCTTTTCTCTTCAGCATTACTTGCATTTTATTCACACCCATTTTTTGGTCTGGGCACCGGTGGCTTTTCTTATCACTATTGCTCACATGATACCAGACTTTATCCTCATAACCTGTTTTTAGAGATGGGGTCAGAACTTGGTATCCTGGGCATTGGTTTAATTATATTCTTTATATGCTTAAATTTTAAAGTTATCTTTCATATCTTTAAAAATAATCGCAGAATTAACCAAGCTAATTTTCTCAGTGTCTGGGGCGCTCTTATTTTTCTCTTCGAGTTCGGCGGTTCAATGGTCAGCGGTGATTTGATGTCCAATAAACTTTTATTTTTTGGCTCTGGTTTTATGTGGGCTGCTTACACGACATATCAAATGAAGGAAGGAAGCGAAGGATTGAAATGCGGAAGGTAA
- a CDS encoding glycosyltransferase family 4 protein has protein sequence MNILIVAEGRFPDFVGGSGLVIHHLGKHLADHGHNIHTVTRKAKKSDKFYELIDTINVHRYSAPCIGSFLHKLFPLYSIWGARKLFLKLNKAISFDVIIFNHPFPALGVLSCSMSRNVKKIYILHSSTVGEYLASKNLKNSSINLFDRLIIFIMNQVERFALKKSQKIVTLSKYMQDQVVYIHSEKEDRIEVIPGGVDVNTFQFPANDDEITRLREEFKISKEVLVLFTAKRIYGGMGLENLIDAIEMLVNTGRKNVILFHAGEGPLKSDLEQRIQKKGLNKWIRLLGNIPHENMKSYYQMADLYISTWRQEPFGLVALEALSCGLPVISCPEGGSAEILKGLSKNLLFKDSGISAMAEKIRYFLDHSDRLEDIRNKCRKYVEDNYAWSTTAKKLERLISSVE, from the coding sequence GTGAATATCTTAATAGTAGCTGAAGGTCGTTTCCCAGATTTTGTAGGAGGATCTGGGCTTGTAATACATCACTTAGGGAAGCATTTAGCCGATCATGGTCATAACATTCATACGGTTACTCGAAAGGCAAAGAAATCGGATAAATTTTATGAACTTATCGATACTATCAATGTGCATAGATACTCAGCGCCCTGTATAGGATCTTTTCTTCATAAACTATTTCCCCTTTATAGTATCTGGGGGGCACGGAAGCTATTTCTTAAGCTGAATAAAGCTATTTCTTTTGATGTCATTATCTTTAATCATCCATTTCCTGCCCTGGGTGTTTTGTCATGTTCAATGAGTAGAAATGTCAAGAAGATATATATCCTTCATTCTTCAACAGTTGGTGAATATCTGGCATCAAAGAATCTAAAAAATTCTTCCATCAACCTTTTTGACAGACTGATAATTTTTATAATGAATCAAGTGGAACGCTTTGCATTGAAAAAAAGCCAAAAAATTGTAACTTTAAGTAAATATATGCAGGACCAGGTAGTATACATTCATAGCGAAAAAGAAGATAGAATTGAGGTAATACCAGGCGGTGTTGACGTAAATACATTTCAATTTCCTGCAAACGACGATGAAATAACCCGACTAAGAGAAGAATTTAAAATATCCAAAGAGGTATTAGTGCTATTTACTGCAAAACGGATATATGGTGGAATGGGGTTGGAAAACTTAATAGATGCGATAGAAATGTTAGTAAATACTGGAAGAAAAAATGTAATCCTTTTCCATGCAGGTGAGGGTCCTCTAAAAAGTGATTTAGAACAGAGAATACAAAAAAAGGGATTAAATAAATGGATAAGATTGTTAGGGAATATTCCTCATGAAAACATGAAATCTTATTATCAAATGGCTGATTTGTATATCTCAACATGGCGGCAAGAACCATTCGGTTTGGTTGCCCTTGAGGCTTTGTCCTGCGGGCTGCCTGTGATAAGCTGTCCTGAAGGCGGATCAGCTGAAATTTTAAAGGGGTTGTCCAAAAATCTTCTTTTTAAAGATTCAGGCATATCAGCGATGGCAGAGAAGATACGATATTTTCTGGATCACTCCGACAGATTGGAAGATATCAGAAACAAGTGTCGGAAATACGTGGAGGACAATTATGCATGGAGTACAACAGCAAAAAAGCTGGAACGGCTTATTTCCAGCGTTGAATAA
- a CDS encoding glycosyltransferase family 4 protein, producing MRIWIVNPFDPLPGESFRPGRYAFIANMLSEKGHKVTWWTSNFFHMSKQYRSSKAKTEKINANLTIKQIPTPAYKKNIGFARLYNHYLYGRRFEAEALKAKERPDIILASIPPLESADAALRVGEKFNSKIVIDIQDLWPDLYLFILPGYLKPIGKIVLWRLFQKVDSIYRNADALMAVSKDYFERGLSASRNSKPGKVLHLGIDLCFFDSQKITPNNFLHKKEIEDVWITYIGTFGRTYDLDTILDAAVCFMKNSNVKFIIAGDGPEYPRLKKKAVEEGIHNIAFTGMLGYSDMVHVLGLSTVGLNAYAPDAPQTFPNKVFDYFAASLPVINSIPGELQGLLDEKQAGLQYKAGDVHSLVNAIRIIINDKERSKQMGKNARKLVEERFDRNKEYLKLEEFLTDLVGQ from the coding sequence ATGCGCATCTGGATTGTTAACCCTTTTGATCCTTTGCCAGGTGAATCCTTTCGCCCCGGGCGATACGCATTTATAGCCAACATGTTGTCTGAAAAAGGACACAAGGTTACCTGGTGGACATCCAATTTCTTTCATATGAGTAAACAATACAGATCTTCCAAAGCCAAGACAGAGAAAATTAATGCAAATTTAACGATAAAACAGATACCAACACCAGCTTATAAAAAGAATATAGGCTTTGCCAGATTGTATAATCATTACCTCTATGGTAGACGATTTGAAGCTGAGGCTCTGAAAGCAAAGGAAAGACCAGATATTATCCTTGCCAGTATTCCGCCATTGGAATCTGCTGATGCAGCATTAAGGGTTGGAGAAAAGTTTAACTCAAAGATCGTAATAGACATTCAGGATTTATGGCCCGATTTATACCTCTTTATTTTGCCAGGGTATTTGAAACCTATAGGCAAGATTGTTTTATGGCGACTTTTTCAAAAGGTAGATTCTATTTATAGAAATGCAGATGCGCTGATGGCCGTATCTAAAGACTATTTTGAGAGAGGTCTCAGCGCTTCCAGGAATTCAAAGCCAGGTAAGGTCTTGCATCTCGGTATAGATTTATGTTTTTTTGATAGCCAGAAAATAACACCTAACAATTTTCTTCATAAAAAAGAGATAGAAGATGTTTGGATTACGTATATCGGGACTTTCGGTAGAACTTATGATTTAGATACGATTTTAGATGCCGCCGTTTGTTTTATGAAGAACTCTAATGTGAAGTTCATCATAGCTGGAGATGGCCCTGAATATCCTCGGCTTAAAAAGAAAGCTGTAGAGGAAGGCATACACAACATAGCATTTACGGGAATGCTCGGTTATTCAGACATGGTACATGTGCTTGGTCTCAGTACAGTTGGCCTCAATGCTTATGCGCCCGATGCACCTCAAACATTTCCTAATAAGGTCTTTGACTATTTTGCTGCTTCACTCCCTGTAATCAACTCAATCCCGGGAGAACTTCAAGGGTTGTTGGATGAAAAACAGGCGGGGCTTCAGTATAAGGCAGGAGATGTCCATAGCTTAGTCAATGCAATTAGAATAATTATCAATGATAAGGAAAGAAGCAAACAGATGGGGAAAAATGCCAGAAAGTTAGTAGAAGAAAGATTTGATAGAAACAAAGAATATTTGAAACTTGAGGAGTTTCTTACAGATTTAGTTGGTCAATAA
- a CDS encoding class I SAM-dependent methyltransferase produces MRISDVDIVKKYYHLVYVGKDNIQTSALNWTFEELKKQEAQKVLDFGCGDGRYLKTINKCNHKWFGVDLLHSPEVNRTKQAYGNRVVYDGDRLPFNNQSFDVLFSCQVLEHVQNLQTVFEELARVCKIGGKFIGSTSHLEPYHSNSLRSITPYGLERMMEEAGFRLERICSGIDCFSLICSRMFPYLLPECLSNILNKIIWSSRGSPLNRIIKLLGRIKNIDPKTLECIKLLFSGHIIFQAVRV; encoded by the coding sequence ATGCGTATTAGTGATGTCGACATAGTAAAAAAGTATTATCATTTAGTGTATGTTGGTAAAGACAATATTCAAACTAGTGCACTAAATTGGACATTTGAAGAATTGAAAAAACAAGAAGCTCAAAAAGTTCTTGATTTTGGCTGCGGCGACGGCCGATATTTAAAAACCATAAATAAATGCAATCACAAATGGTTTGGTGTTGATTTACTACATTCTCCCGAAGTTAATAGAACCAAACAAGCTTATGGCAATAGAGTAGTATATGATGGTGATAGACTGCCTTTCAATAATCAAAGTTTTGATGTGCTATTCAGTTGCCAGGTTTTAGAACATGTTCAAAATTTGCAAACTGTTTTTGAGGAATTAGCAAGAGTCTGTAAAATCGGCGGAAAGTTTATTGGCAGTACATCACACTTAGAACCTTACCATAGTAATTCGCTCCGAAGTATAACGCCGTATGGTCTTGAAAGAATGATGGAAGAGGCAGGTTTTAGATTGGAAAGGATTTGCTCAGGAATTGATTGCTTTTCTCTTATCTGCTCTCGTATGTTTCCATATTTATTGCCAGAATGTTTGTCGAACATATTGAATAAAATAATATGGTCATCTCGAGGTTCTCCTTTGAATCGTATAATTAAGTTATTGGGAAGAATTAAAAATATTGATCCAAAAACTCTTGAATGTATAAAGCTTTTATTTAGTGGTCATATCATTTTTCAAGCAGTTCGAGTTTAA
- the ltrA gene encoding group II intron reverse transcriptase/maturase: MGDLQTRPKSQMSDKEKVRDFQRKLYQKAKQEETFRFYVLYDKVRLPHFLRESYKRCKANRGSAGVDGKTFEDVEIYGVDKFLAEIVEELENRTYKPQPVLRVYIAKANSKTRPLGIPVIKDRILQMAVKLVIEPIFEADFEDSSYGFRPKRSAKGAVTEIKKNLRLGKCDIFDADLSAYFDTIPHKELLTLVGKRISDKNVLHLIKMWLKAPVMENGRLTGGKKNKLGTPQGGVISPLLANIYLHLLDKAVNREGGAFYQSGIKIIRYCDDWVLMAKRIPQRALDDLNKLLKRMKLKLNEDKSNIVNAFDESFDFLGHTFRFDDDVLGRKLRKYWNVEPSCKSQKKVREKIREYLWHNGHKPPQDVANDLNTIIRGWINYFSIKGVTYPGKAKRNLRYYLREKLARYYKRKSQRKCKLYNQGACKVLVSRYGLIDPSKYALI; encoded by the coding sequence TTGGGCGACCTACAAACAAGACCTAAATCGCAAATGAGCGATAAGGAAAAAGTCCGAGATTTTCAGCGTAAACTATATCAAAAAGCCAAACAGGAGGAAACATTTCGTTTTTATGTATTGTATGACAAGGTGAGACTGCCTCATTTTCTAAGAGAATCCTACAAGCGCTGTAAAGCCAATAGAGGAAGCGCCGGAGTAGATGGGAAGACATTTGAGGATGTGGAAATATATGGAGTAGACAAGTTCCTTGCTGAAATAGTAGAGGAACTTGAAAACAGAACCTATAAACCACAGCCGGTACTAAGAGTGTATATAGCTAAAGCCAACAGCAAAACTCGTCCATTGGGAATTCCTGTGATAAAAGACAGGATACTACAGATGGCGGTAAAGCTTGTAATAGAACCGATCTTTGAGGCGGATTTTGAAGACAGCTCTTATGGTTTTCGACCGAAACGTTCAGCCAAAGGTGCTGTAACGGAAATCAAGAAGAATCTGAGGCTAGGAAAGTGTGATATTTTTGATGCTGACCTGAGCGCCTACTTCGACACGATTCCACATAAGGAACTGTTAACGCTGGTAGGCAAGAGGATAAGCGACAAAAATGTACTGCACCTTATAAAAATGTGGTTAAAAGCGCCAGTGATGGAGAACGGCAGACTTACAGGTGGGAAGAAAAACAAGCTCGGAACACCGCAGGGGGGAGTAATTTCACCATTATTAGCAAACATTTATCTTCATTTGCTCGATAAAGCAGTGAACAGAGAGGGTGGTGCATTCTATCAAAGTGGAATCAAGATCATTCGTTATTGCGATGATTGGGTATTGATGGCAAAACGAATTCCGCAGAGAGCACTTGACGACCTTAATAAACTGCTAAAGAGGATGAAGCTAAAGCTTAACGAGGATAAGAGTAATATAGTAAATGCCTTTGATGAGAGCTTTGACTTTCTTGGCCATACTTTCAGGTTTGACGATGATGTGCTTGGTAGAAAGCTTAGGAAGTATTGGAACGTTGAGCCAAGCTGTAAATCTCAAAAGAAAGTTAGGGAAAAGATAAGAGAGTATCTGTGGCACAATGGGCATAAACCTCCGCAAGATGTAGCTAATGATTTGAATACAATAATAAGAGGCTGGATTAATTATTTCTCAATAAAAGGAGTAACGTATCCAGGCAAGGCGAAGAGAAACCTCCGGTATTATCTCAGAGAGAAATTGGCGAGATATTATAAGAGGAAAAGTCAACGCAAGTGCAAGCTCTATAATCAAGGAGCATGTAAGGTCTTAGTAAGTAGATACGGACTAATCGACCCCTCAAAATACGCGCTT
- a CDS encoding glycosyltransferase family 4 protein, translating to MNEVIDYLREHADLIIWDLEESGIFETRVNKINFRPLVSQFQSNIWGIKKLGKIGKGEIIIINSYLRHRFLFFALYAKYIKRCQPIIFVNAIYHYSLRSAFLNNLDRFISRVLLRSAAIIIANSNSTKEELMSLGISGNKIKVIYPRLDMPPINDTPIKNGKDAFFHILFIGYCEPLKELHVLIKAVGKLNKIPFCLHIIGDYQCDPEYVNKIKCLITDLGIEDKVVFHGRMGRNELSIWLKKADLFVSPSRGEGYGRALAEAMYFGLPVIGADKGASKELIESGINGFLFKSGSDESLALFISKLYEDAELRRQFGADSKALINKKANFDQNLGEQFFKVLADKNFIPKNN from the coding sequence ATGAATGAGGTAATTGATTATTTAAGAGAACATGCAGACCTTATAATCTGGGATCTTGAGGAATCTGGAATATTTGAAACAAGAGTTAACAAAATCAATTTCCGGCCATTGGTATCTCAATTTCAATCAAATATTTGGGGAATAAAAAAATTAGGAAAAATTGGGAAAGGTGAAATTATTATTATAAATTCATACCTGAGGCACAGATTCCTGTTTTTTGCCTTGTATGCCAAATATATAAAAAGATGTCAGCCAATAATTTTTGTTAATGCGATCTATCACTATTCTCTGAGGAGCGCTTTTTTAAATAATCTGGATAGATTTATTTCTAGGGTATTGCTTCGATCAGCGGCTATTATTATTGCCAATAGCAATTCAACCAAAGAAGAACTTATGTCTTTGGGTATTAGTGGTAATAAGATTAAAGTAATTTATCCCCGGTTGGACATGCCTCCAATTAATGATACCCCTATAAAAAATGGAAAAGATGCCTTTTTTCATATTCTTTTTATTGGCTATTGTGAACCTTTAAAAGAACTCCATGTACTTATAAAGGCCGTTGGAAAATTAAACAAAATTCCTTTTTGTTTGCATATAATAGGAGATTATCAATGTGATCCTGAATATGTGAACAAGATCAAATGTTTAATTACGGATTTGGGAATTGAGGATAAGGTAGTTTTTCATGGGAGGATGGGAAGGAATGAATTATCTATCTGGTTAAAGAAAGCGGATCTCTTTGTCTCTCCCTCAAGGGGAGAGGGGTATGGGAGAGCGCTGGCCGAAGCGATGTATTTTGGTCTTCCGGTAATCGGCGCAGACAAAGGGGCTTCAAAAGAGCTTATAGAAAGCGGTATAAATGGTTTTCTCTTTAAAAGCGGCAGCGATGAATCACTTGCCTTGTTCATATCAAAGCTGTATGAAGATGCAGAGCTAAGAAGGCAGTTTGGTGCGGATAGCAAAGCATTGATAAATAAAAAAGCAAACTTTGACCAAAACCTGGGAGAACAGTTTTTTAAGGTTTTAGCTGACAAAAATTTTATTCCAAAAAATAATTAG